A single window of Synechococcus sp. C9 DNA harbors:
- a CDS encoding YaaA family protein yields the protein MLAESTLSRLLLLNCSQRKKFDEQLLPAIERYDGPAYRVLRRYLNQNLTPSVDVRILSAKYGLISADYHLPYYDRRLTKGQVHELRHQVITELETILNRKSYTNLLICLGKEYLEVICDHETIIPDSLSVQVATGGMGRKLSVLYNWLYGASSLETKQDLASTKGTGRIRGVEVTLTVEQVLDIARQALTTQDERATRYQSWYVQVDDLRVAPKWLVSQITGLPVSSFHTGNAKKLLRELGIPVLLDAQI from the coding sequence ATGTTGGCAGAAAGCACTTTATCGAGACTATTGTTACTAAATTGTTCTCAGCGTAAGAAGTTTGATGAACAACTATTACCGGCAATCGAACGCTACGATGGACCTGCCTACCGTGTATTGCGCCGATACCTAAACCAGAATTTAACCCCATCTGTTGATGTCAGAATTCTCTCGGCGAAGTATGGATTAATCTCTGCTGACTACCACTTACCCTACTATGACCGCAGGCTGACGAAGGGACAAGTCCATGAATTACGCCATCAGGTTATCACGGAGCTAGAAACAATTCTTAACAGAAAATCTTATACAAATCTTTTGATTTGCTTAGGAAAAGAGTATCTTGAAGTAATCTGTGACCATGAAACTATAATCCCAGATAGTTTATCAGTCCAAGTTGCCACTGGCGGAATGGGCAGAAAGCTGTCGGTTCTGTACAATTGGCTTTATGGAGCATCCAGTTTGGAGACCAAGCAGGATTTGGCTTCTACGAAAGGAACAGGTCGCATTAGAGGCGTTGAGGTGACTTTAACAGTAGAGCAAGTCCTTGATATTGCCAGACAGGCGCTCACCACCCAGGATGAGAGAGCCACCCGTTACCAATCTTGGTATGTGCAGGTTGATGATCTGCGAGTAGCCCCAAAATGGTTGGTCAGTCAAATTACTGGATTGCCAGTGAGTAGCTTCCACACGGGTAATGCAAAGAAATTATTAAGGGAACTAGGAATTCCAGTTCTTTTAGATGCACAGATTTAG